Proteins encoded together in one Mycobacterium simiae window:
- a CDS encoding ABC transporter substrate-binding protein, with protein MMKHLAAKLISIAAVVALMSGCSLESLSATSGVVNVVIGYQSKTINTVTAGTLLRAQGYLEHRLADITARTGTKYAVRWQDYDTGAPITAQMLAEKIDIGSMGDYPMLINGSKTQANPLAKTEIVSITGYNPKGALNMVVVTPGSSATALNDLAGSKVSASVGSAGHGTLMRALDRAGIRGVEVLNQQPQVGASALESGQVQGLSQFVAWPGLLVFQGKAKLLYDGAELNLPTLHGVVVRRAYAAAHPEVLAAFLQAQLDATDFLNSKPLEAARIVAQASGLPPEVVYLYNGPGGTSFDTTLKPSLIEALKNDVPYLKSIGDFAELDVSGFVQDAPLRAVFGARGLNYDTVRTATANPSALRGDPARASELWLDGTKSTQTVADPTSLLRAIRDATARGGKVRAAYIPDAELGTRWFADKAVWVRDGPNYLPFGTPAGAHRYLAAHPGGAIVNYQQALGGSV; from the coding sequence ATGATGAAACACCTTGCCGCGAAGTTGATTTCGATCGCGGCCGTAGTCGCCCTGATGTCCGGCTGCTCGCTGGAATCGTTGTCGGCGACCTCCGGCGTGGTCAACGTCGTCATCGGCTATCAGTCCAAGACCATCAACACCGTGACCGCCGGGACGTTGCTGCGGGCGCAAGGCTACCTCGAGCATCGGCTCGCCGACATCACCGCCCGCACCGGCACCAAATACGCGGTGCGATGGCAGGACTACGACACCGGTGCCCCGATCACCGCGCAGATGCTCGCCGAGAAGATCGACATCGGCTCGATGGGGGATTACCCCATGCTGATCAACGGCTCCAAGACGCAGGCCAACCCGCTGGCGAAAACCGAGATTGTCTCGATCACCGGCTACAACCCCAAGGGCGCGCTGAACATGGTGGTGGTCACGCCCGGGTCGTCGGCCACCGCGTTGAACGATCTGGCCGGGTCCAAGGTCTCGGCCAGTGTCGGTTCGGCGGGACACGGCACCCTGATGCGGGCCCTGGACCGGGCTGGGATCCGCGGTGTCGAAGTGCTCAACCAGCAGCCACAGGTCGGCGCTTCAGCCCTGGAATCCGGTCAGGTGCAGGGCCTTTCGCAGTTCGTCGCCTGGCCGGGGCTGCTGGTATTCCAAGGCAAGGCGAAATTGCTGTACGACGGCGCCGAACTGAACCTGCCCACCTTGCACGGCGTCGTGGTGCGACGCGCCTACGCCGCCGCGCACCCCGAAGTGCTGGCGGCCTTCCTGCAGGCCCAACTGGACGCCACCGACTTCCTCAACTCCAAGCCGCTGGAGGCGGCCCGCATCGTGGCGCAGGCGAGCGGCCTGCCGCCGGAAGTGGTGTACCTGTACAACGGTCCCGGTGGGACGTCGTTCGACACCACCCTCAAGCCGTCGCTGATCGAGGCACTGAAAAACGATGTGCCCTACCTGAAGTCGATCGGCGACTTCGCCGAACTCGACGTCAGCGGCTTCGTGCAGGACGCGCCGCTACGCGCCGTGTTCGGTGCTCGCGGACTGAACTACGACACGGTCAGGACGGCCACGGCCAACCCGTCGGCGCTGCGCGGTGACCCGGCACGAGCCAGTGAATTGTGGCTGGATGGAACGAAATCCACCCAAACCGTGGCCGATCCGACCAGCCTGCTCCGCGCGATCCGGGACGCGACCGCCCGCGGCGGCAAGGTGCGCGCCGCCTACATTCCCGACGCCGAGCTGGGCACCCGATGGTTCGCCGACAAGGCGGTCTGGGTGCGCGACGGCCCGAACTACCTACCGTTCGGCACGCCGGCCGGTGCGCATCGTTATCTGGCCGCGCATCCCGGCGGCGCCATCGTGAATTACCAGCAAGCCCTTGGAGGTTCGGTATGA
- a CDS encoding 4Fe-4S dicluster domain-containing protein, with protein MTLINNNRVDVPVTVDESLCIDGCTLCVEICPLDALAINPDTGKAYMHVDECWYCGPCAARCPTGAVTVNMPYLLR; from the coding sequence ATGACGTTGATCAACAACAACCGAGTCGACGTGCCGGTTACCGTCGACGAATCGCTGTGTATTGACGGCTGCACGCTGTGCGTCGAGATCTGTCCGCTGGATGCGCTGGCCATCAACCCCGACACCGGCAAGGCGTACATGCACGTCGACGAATGCTGGTACTGCGGCCCCTGCGCGGCGCGCTGCCCGACCGGCGCCGTCACCGTCAACATGCCGTACCTGTTACGATGA
- a CDS encoding GntR family transcriptional regulator, which produces MAAAIPIGGPRADRARRVADVLRQQIHAAAYPDGLPAESDLAAEFSVSRNSIREALGILKHEGLIDRGPKVGTHVAQRKYDHRIDSLLGLKETFKHVGEVRNEVRAAMSVVAPPAVARRLHLAPGEQAVFIERLRYLGDLPLSLDLTYLTREIGGRILQHSLETNDVFALIEQVAGRSLGSASLALEAIPADAHSAAMLQVPDGAPVLMLERLTSLDDGTPVDLEYIRMRGDRITMRGNLIRSKP; this is translated from the coding sequence GTGGCGGCGGCGATACCCATCGGAGGACCCCGGGCCGACCGTGCCCGCCGGGTTGCCGACGTGCTCCGTCAGCAGATTCACGCCGCGGCCTATCCGGACGGGCTGCCGGCCGAAAGCGATCTGGCGGCCGAATTCTCGGTGTCGCGCAACAGCATTCGCGAGGCGCTGGGCATTCTCAAACACGAGGGCCTGATCGACCGCGGTCCCAAGGTCGGCACTCACGTCGCGCAACGCAAGTACGACCACCGGATCGACTCCCTGCTCGGTCTCAAGGAGACGTTCAAACATGTCGGCGAGGTCCGCAACGAGGTGCGCGCCGCCATGTCCGTGGTCGCGCCGCCGGCCGTGGCTCGCCGGCTGCACCTGGCGCCCGGCGAGCAGGCCGTGTTCATCGAGCGCCTGCGCTACCTCGGCGACCTGCCGCTCAGCCTCGACCTGACCTATCTCACTCGCGAGATCGGCGGCCGAATCCTGCAGCATTCCTTGGAAACCAACGATGTGTTCGCACTCATCGAGCAGGTGGCCGGGCGGTCACTGGGCTCGGCGTCGCTGGCGCTGGAAGCCATTCCGGCCGACGCGCACTCCGCGGCCATGTTGCAGGTGCCCGACGGCGCGCCCGTGCTCATGCTCGAGCGTCTCACCAGCCTGGACGACGGTACTCCCGTCGACCTGGAGTACATCCGGATGCGGGGAGACCGAATCACCATGCGCGGCAACCTAATAAGGAGTAAGCCATGA
- a CDS encoding aminotransferase class I/II-fold pyridoxal phosphate-dependent enzyme, which translates to MNPYSAGPRRLHVSALAAVANPSYTRIDTWNLLDDACRHLAEVDLAGLDKTHELAKVRRLMDRLGAYERYWLYPGAENLATFRAHLDSLSTVRLAEEVSLAVRLLSEYGDRTALFDTSAPLADQELVAQAKQQQFYTVLLADDSPNTGPDCLAEALRGLRSQSEDVQFELLVVTSVEDAITAVALNGEVQAAIIRHDVSLRSHDRVPLMNTLLGATEDAVSRDCGGDCIECGEWIRELRPHIDLYLLTDESIAAGNDEENDVYDRTFYRLNDVTDLHSTVVAGLRNRFATPFFDALRAYAGAPVGQFHALPVARGASIFNSRSLQDMGEFYGRNIFMAETSTTSGGLDSLLDPHGNIKKAMDKAARTWNSNQTYFVTNGTSTANKIVVQSLTRPGDIVLIDRNCHKSHHYGLVLAGAYPLYLDAYPLPQFAIYGAVPLQTIKKALLELEEAGQLDKVRMLLLTNCIFDGVVYNPRRVMEEVLAIKPDICFLWDEAWYAFATAVPWARQRTAMVAAERLEQMLASPEYAVQYRDWAASMAKIPRSEWVNHRLLPDPDRARVRVYATHSTHKSLSAFRQASMIHVRDRDFNSRARDAFGEAFLTHTSTSPNQQLLASLDLARRQVDIEGFQLVRQVYDMALVFRHRVRKDRLISKWFRILDESDLVPEEFRASAVSSYREVRQGALAEWNEAWRSDQFVLDPTRVTLFLGATGMNGYDFREKILMERFGIQINKTSINSVLLIFTIGVTWSSVHHLLDVLRRVATDLDRERELASAADWTLHQRRVEELTEDLPHLPDFSEFDIAFKPVDSCAFGDMRSAFYAGYEESDREYVQIGSAGRRIAEGRKLVSTTFVVPYPPGFPVLVPGQVVSKEILYFLAQLDVKEIHGYNPELGLSVFTAEALARLEAQRSAAAAAVGTAFPSFELPADPSVLNGARNGDRVPQSVSEDA; encoded by the coding sequence ATGAATCCCTACAGTGCCGGCCCGCGACGACTGCATGTCTCCGCGCTGGCGGCGGTGGCGAATCCGTCCTACACCCGCATCGACACCTGGAACCTGCTCGACGACGCCTGCCGGCACCTGGCCGAAGTCGACCTGGCCGGGCTGGACAAGACGCACGAGCTGGCCAAGGTCCGGCGATTGATGGACCGCCTCGGCGCCTACGAGCGGTACTGGCTGTATCCGGGCGCGGAAAACCTGGCCACCTTCCGCGCCCACCTGGACAGCCTATCTACGGTGCGGCTCGCCGAAGAGGTGTCGTTGGCGGTGCGTCTGCTCAGCGAATACGGCGACCGCACAGCACTTTTCGACACCTCCGCACCGCTGGCCGACCAGGAGCTGGTGGCCCAGGCCAAGCAGCAGCAGTTCTACACCGTGTTGCTCGCCGACGACTCGCCCAACACGGGACCCGACTGCCTAGCCGAAGCGCTGCGCGGCCTGCGCTCCCAGTCCGAGGATGTCCAGTTCGAGCTGCTGGTCGTGACGAGCGTCGAGGACGCCATCACCGCGGTCGCCCTGAACGGCGAGGTCCAGGCCGCGATCATCCGCCATGACGTGTCGTTGCGCTCGCACGACCGGGTGCCGCTGATGAACACCCTGCTGGGCGCCACCGAAGACGCGGTGAGTCGCGACTGCGGCGGCGACTGCATCGAATGCGGCGAATGGATCCGCGAGCTGCGGCCGCACATCGACCTTTATCTGCTCACCGACGAGTCCATCGCGGCGGGCAACGACGAGGAAAACGACGTTTACGATCGGACGTTCTACCGCCTCAACGACGTCACCGATCTGCACAGCACGGTGGTGGCTGGATTGCGAAACCGGTTCGCCACACCGTTCTTCGACGCCCTACGCGCGTATGCCGGTGCGCCGGTCGGCCAGTTCCACGCGCTGCCGGTGGCCCGCGGCGCCAGCATCTTCAACTCCAGGTCGCTGCAGGACATGGGGGAGTTCTACGGCCGCAACATCTTCATGGCCGAGACCTCGACCACCTCGGGCGGTCTGGATTCGCTGCTCGACCCGCACGGCAACATCAAGAAGGCGATGGACAAGGCCGCGCGCACCTGGAACTCCAATCAGACCTACTTCGTCACCAACGGAACCTCGACGGCCAACAAGATCGTCGTGCAGTCTTTGACCCGGCCCGGCGATATCGTGCTGATCGACCGCAACTGCCACAAGTCGCACCACTACGGTCTGGTGCTGGCCGGCGCCTACCCGCTGTACCTGGACGCCTACCCGCTGCCGCAATTCGCCATCTACGGTGCCGTCCCGCTGCAGACGATCAAGAAGGCGCTGCTCGAACTCGAAGAGGCCGGCCAGCTGGACAAGGTGCGGATGCTGTTGCTCACCAACTGCATCTTCGACGGCGTCGTCTACAACCCGCGGCGGGTGATGGAGGAGGTGCTGGCGATCAAACCGGACATCTGCTTCCTGTGGGACGAGGCGTGGTACGCCTTCGCCACCGCCGTGCCGTGGGCCCGGCAGCGAACGGCGATGGTGGCCGCGGAACGTCTCGAGCAGATGCTGGCGTCGCCGGAATACGCTGTCCAGTACCGCGATTGGGCCGCGTCCATGGCGAAGATCCCGCGATCGGAGTGGGTGAACCATCGACTGTTACCCGACCCGGACCGGGCGCGGGTGCGGGTGTATGCGACGCACTCCACGCATAAGTCGCTGTCGGCGTTTCGGCAGGCGTCGATGATTCACGTGCGGGACCGCGACTTCAATTCGCGGGCCCGCGATGCGTTCGGTGAGGCGTTTTTGACTCATACCTCGACGTCGCCGAACCAGCAGCTGCTTGCCTCCCTGGATCTGGCCCGCCGGCAGGTCGACATCGAGGGCTTCCAGTTGGTCCGGCAGGTCTACGACATGGCGCTGGTGTTCCGGCACCGGGTGCGCAAGGACCGACTGATCAGCAAGTGGTTCCGCATTCTCGACGAATCCGACCTGGTGCCCGAGGAATTCCGGGCCTCCGCGGTCAGCTCGTACCGCGAGGTGCGACAGGGTGCGTTGGCCGAGTGGAATGAGGCGTGGCGCTCCGACCAGTTCGTGTTGGACCCGACGCGCGTCACCCTGTTTCTGGGCGCCACCGGGATGAACGGCTATGACTTCCGCGAGAAGATCCTGATGGAGCGCTTCGGGATTCAGATCAACAAAACGTCGATCAACAGCGTGCTGCTGATTTTCACCATCGGCGTCACCTGGTCGAGCGTGCACCATCTGCTCGACGTGCTGCGCCGGGTGGCGACCGACCTCGATCGGGAACGTGAACTGGCCAGTGCCGCCGACTGGACCCTGCACCAACGACGGGTCGAGGAGCTCACCGAGGATCTGCCGCACCTGCCCGACTTCAGCGAGTTCGACATCGCGTTCAAACCGGTGGATTCGTGCGCGTTCGGTGACATGCGCTCGGCGTTCTACGCGGGATACGAGGAGTCCGATCGCGAGTACGTCCAGATCGGCAGCGCCGGCCGACGAATCGCCGAGGGGCGAAAGCTGGTGTCGACCACGTTCGTGGTGCCCTACCCGCCGGGCTTCCCCGTGCTGGTTCCGGGTCAGGTGGTGTCCAAGGAGATTCTGTACTTCCTGGCCCAGCTGGACGTGAAGGAAATCCACGGCTACAACCCGGAACTGGGCCTGTCGGTTTTCACCGCGGAGGCGTTGGCCCGGCTGGAGGCCCAGCGCAGCGCGGCGGCCGCCGCGGTGGGCACCGCGTTTCCGTCGTTCGAGTTGCCTGCGGACCCGTCGGTGCTCAACGGGGCGCGCAACGGCGACCGCGTACCGCAGTCCGTCAGCGAGGACGCCTGA
- the nusB gene encoding transcription antitermination factor NusB produces the protein MPDGKPPKPAKGRHHARKRAVDLLFEAEARGLSPVEVADARSVLAQSNSDVKPLHPYTVAVAQGVGGQLAHIDELISTHLQGWTLERLPAVDRAILRVAVWELLHADDVPEPVAVDEAVQLAKELSTDESPGFINGVLGQVMLVTPQIRTAAQAMRGRQET, from the coding sequence ATGCCGGACGGTAAACCACCGAAGCCCGCCAAAGGACGCCACCACGCCCGTAAGCGCGCCGTGGACCTGCTGTTCGAAGCCGAGGCGCGGGGTCTGAGCCCCGTCGAGGTGGCCGACGCCCGCAGCGTGCTGGCGCAGTCGAACTCCGACGTCAAGCCGTTGCACCCCTACACGGTCGCGGTCGCCCAGGGCGTCGGCGGCCAGCTGGCCCACATCGACGAGCTGATCAGCACTCACCTGCAGGGCTGGACGCTGGAACGGCTGCCCGCGGTCGACCGCGCGATTCTGCGCGTCGCGGTGTGGGAGCTGCTTCATGCCGACGACGTGCCGGAGCCGGTGGCCGTCGACGAGGCGGTGCAGCTGGCCAAGGAGCTGTCCACCGACGAGTCGCCGGGCTTCATCAACGGGGTGCTCGGGCAAGTGATGCTGGTGACGCCGCAGATTCGGACGGCGGCCCAGGCCATGCGGGGCCGCCAGGAAACGTGA
- the efp gene encoding elongation factor P, which yields MATTADFKNGLVLVIDGQLWQITEFQHVKPGKGPAFVRTKLKNVLSGKVVDKTYNAGVKVDTATVDRRDATYLYRDGSDFVFMDSQDYEQHPLPESLVGDSARFLLEGLPVQIAFHDGAPLYLELPVAVELVVTHTEPGLQGDRSSAGTKPATVETGAELQVPLFINTGDKLKVDSRDGSYLGRVNN from the coding sequence GTGGCAACGACTGCCGACTTCAAGAACGGACTGGTGCTGGTGATCGACGGCCAGCTATGGCAGATCACCGAGTTCCAGCACGTCAAACCGGGCAAGGGCCCGGCTTTCGTGCGCACCAAGCTGAAGAACGTGTTGTCGGGCAAGGTCGTCGACAAGACCTACAACGCTGGCGTGAAGGTCGACACCGCCACCGTGGACCGCCGCGATGCGACATATCTGTACCGCGACGGCTCGGACTTCGTGTTCATGGACAGCCAGGACTACGAGCAGCACCCGCTGCCGGAATCCCTGGTCGGCGACTCGGCCCGGTTCCTGCTGGAGGGCCTGCCGGTGCAGATCGCCTTCCACGATGGCGCCCCGCTGTACCTCGAACTGCCGGTGGCGGTCGAGCTCGTGGTCACCCACACCGAGCCCGGTCTGCAGGGCGACCGGTCCAGCGCCGGCACCAAGCCGGCGACCGTGGAGACGGGCGCCGAGCTGCAGGTGCCGTTGTTCATCAACACCGGCGACAAATTGAAGGTGGATTCGCGCGACGGCAGTTACCTGGGCCGGGTCAACAACTGA
- a CDS encoding M24 family metallopeptidase: MTHSQRRDKLRIQMRASGLDAMLVTDLNNVRYLSGFSGSNGALLVFADDREAVLATDGRYRTQAAQQAPDLEVAIERAVGRYLAGRAARELGADGSTLGFESNVVTVDGFDALRGEVEEHGGKTELVRAAGAVETLREIKDAGEVALLRLACEAADAALSELVTRGGLRPGRTEREVSRELEALMLDHGADGISFETIVASGPHSAIPHHRPTDSVLADGDFVKIDFGALVAGYHSDMTRTFVLGKAADWQLEIYQLVAEAQRAGREALRPGAELREVDGAARRLIADAGYGDHFGHGLGHGVGLEIHEAPGIGATSTGTLLAGSVVTVEPGVYLPGRGGVRIEDTLVVGSQGAHATGVADLLTRFPKELAVLP, from the coding sequence GTGACACATTCCCAGCGTCGAGACAAGCTCAGAATCCAGATGCGTGCCAGCGGGCTGGACGCGATGCTGGTCACGGACCTCAATAACGTCCGTTATTTGTCGGGTTTCTCCGGCTCCAACGGCGCGTTGCTGGTCTTTGCCGACGATCGCGAAGCTGTTTTGGCCACCGACGGCCGCTACCGCACCCAGGCCGCCCAGCAGGCACCCGATCTGGAAGTCGCGATCGAACGCGCGGTGGGCCGCTATCTGGCGGGCCGCGCGGCCCGCGAGCTGGGGGCCGACGGGTCGACGCTCGGCTTCGAAAGCAACGTGGTGACGGTGGACGGCTTCGACGCGCTCCGCGGTGAGGTCGAGGAGCACGGCGGGAAGACCGAGCTGGTGCGTGCCGCCGGCGCGGTCGAGACGTTGCGCGAGATCAAAGACGCCGGCGAGGTGGCGCTGCTGCGGCTGGCCTGCGAGGCCGCCGACGCCGCGCTGAGCGAGCTGGTCACCCGCGGCGGGTTGCGGCCTGGCCGGACCGAACGCGAGGTGAGCCGCGAGCTCGAGGCGTTGATGCTCGACCACGGCGCCGACGGCATTTCCTTCGAGACGATCGTGGCGTCCGGACCGCATTCGGCGATCCCGCACCACCGGCCGACCGACTCGGTGCTCGCCGACGGTGACTTCGTCAAGATCGACTTCGGTGCCCTGGTCGCCGGCTATCACTCCGACATGACCCGTACCTTTGTGCTGGGCAAGGCCGCGGATTGGCAGTTGGAGATCTATCAGCTGGTCGCCGAGGCGCAGCGGGCCGGGCGCGAAGCGTTGCGGCCGGGCGCCGAGCTGCGCGAAGTGGACGGCGCCGCGCGGCGGCTGATCGCCGACGCGGGCTACGGCGATCACTTCGGGCATGGGCTGGGACACGGCGTCGGCCTGGAGATCCACGAGGCGCCGGGGATCGGCGCGACCTCAACCGGGACGCTGCTGGCGGGCTCCGTGGTGACGGTCGAACCCGGTGTCTACCTGCCCGGCCGCGGCGGGGTACGCATCGAGGACACCCTGGTGGTGGGTTCGCAAGGCGCCCATGCGACCGGCGTTGCGGACCTTTTGACCCGGTTCCCCAAAGAGCTGGCGGTTCTGCCTTAG
- a CDS encoding B-4DMT family transporter has protein sequence MSNWMVRGLAFAAAMVVVRLFQGAIINAWQTQAGLVSIVLLLLFIIGVVVWGLLDGRADARANADPDRRADLAMTWLLAGLVAGVISGAVSWLIALFYKGLYTGGLVNELTTFAAFTALCVFLPGIIGVAVGRWRVDRNPPADRPGAAERDDTDVFAAARADDAPTGEIPAPHPEAQAEAPTSSVATAEREAPTETIPTGRWGAPTETIPTGSDDAKTEVIRTDTDADKKKD, from the coding sequence ATGAGTAACTGGATGGTGCGGGGATTGGCGTTCGCTGCGGCAATGGTGGTCGTCCGGTTGTTCCAGGGGGCAATCATCAACGCCTGGCAGACGCAGGCCGGGCTGGTGAGCATCGTACTGCTGCTGCTCTTCATCATCGGCGTGGTCGTCTGGGGCCTGCTGGACGGGCGCGCCGACGCCCGGGCCAACGCCGACCCCGATCGCCGCGCCGACCTGGCGATGACGTGGCTGCTGGCCGGCTTGGTCGCCGGCGTGATCAGCGGCGCCGTCTCCTGGCTCATCGCGTTGTTCTACAAGGGCCTCTACACCGGCGGCCTGGTCAACGAGTTGACGACGTTCGCCGCGTTCACCGCGCTGTGCGTGTTCCTGCCGGGAATCATCGGCGTGGCCGTCGGCCGCTGGCGGGTGGACCGCAATCCGCCGGCAGACCGCCCGGGCGCCGCCGAGCGGGATGACACCGACGTGTTCGCCGCGGCCCGCGCCGATGACGCGCCGACCGGTGAGATCCCGGCCCCACATCCCGAGGCGCAGGCGGAAGCCCCGACGTCGTCGGTCGCCACGGCCGAACGCGAGGCACCCACCGAGACGATCCCGACCGGCCGCTGGGGTGCACCCACCGAAACGATTCCCACGGGTTCCGATGACGCCAAGACCGAGGTGATTCGCACCGACACCGACGCCGACAAGAAGAAGGACTAG
- the aroQ gene encoding type II 3-dehydroquinate dehydratase, translating to MSATVNVLNGPNLGRLGRREPEVYGDTTHAQLAGLVEREAAGLGLKVVVRQSDSEAELLDWIHAAADAGEPVILNAGGLTHTSVALRDACAELRAPLIEVHISNVHAREEFRRHSYLSPVATGVIVGLGVQGYLLALRYLAETAKDWG from the coding sequence ATGAGCGCGACGGTCAACGTGCTCAACGGTCCCAACCTGGGCCGGCTGGGCCGTCGCGAGCCGGAAGTCTACGGGGACACCACGCACGCGCAGCTGGCCGGCCTCGTCGAACGTGAGGCCGCCGGATTGGGTTTGAAAGTCGTTGTGCGGCAAAGCGACAGCGAAGCCGAGTTGTTGGACTGGATTCACGCGGCCGCGGACGCGGGCGAGCCGGTGATCCTCAACGCCGGCGGTTTGACACACACGTCGGTGGCATTGCGCGATGCCTGTGCCGAACTGCGTGCCCCGCTCATCGAGGTACACATCTCCAATGTGCATGCGCGCGAAGAGTTCCGGCGTCATTCATACCTGAGCCCGGTCGCCACCGGAGTGATCGTCGGGCTGGGCGTCCAGGGCTATCTGCTGGCGCTGCGCTACCTGGCCGAGACCGCGAAGGACTGGGGCTAG
- the aroB gene encoding 3-dehydroquinate synthase, with protein MTEAREPVTVQVAVDPPYPVVIGTGLLTELGELLGDRHRVAILHQPVLAQTAEAMRGYLADKGVDAHRIEIPDAEAGKDLPVVGFIWEVLGRIGIGRKDALVSLGGGAATDVAGFAAATWLRGVSIVHVPTTLLGMVDAAVGGKTGINTDAGKNLVGAFHQPLAVLVDLATLETLPRNEIIAGMAEIVKAGFIADPVILDLIEADPDAAVDPQGDVLPELIRRAIAVKAEVVAADEKESELREILNYGHTLAHAIERRERYQWRHGAAVSVGLVFAAELARLTGRLDDDTAARHRSILAALGLPVSYDPDALPQLLEYMAGDKKTRAGVLRFVVLDGLAKPGRLVGPDPGLLVTAYAGVCAP; from the coding sequence ATGACTGAAGCCCGTGAACCGGTCACCGTGCAGGTGGCCGTCGATCCGCCCTACCCCGTGGTGATCGGCACCGGATTGCTCACCGAGCTGGGCGAGCTGCTCGGTGACCGGCACCGGGTCGCGATCCTGCATCAGCCGGTGCTGGCGCAGACCGCCGAGGCGATGCGCGGCTACCTGGCCGACAAGGGCGTCGACGCGCATCGCATCGAGATCCCCGACGCCGAGGCCGGCAAGGACCTGCCGGTCGTCGGATTCATCTGGGAAGTGTTGGGCCGCATCGGCATTGGCCGCAAGGACGCTCTGGTCAGCCTCGGCGGCGGCGCGGCGACCGACGTCGCGGGTTTCGCCGCGGCCACCTGGCTGCGGGGTGTCTCGATCGTGCACGTGCCGACGACGTTGCTGGGCATGGTCGACGCCGCCGTCGGTGGCAAGACCGGCATCAACACCGACGCCGGAAAGAACCTGGTCGGCGCGTTCCACCAGCCGCTGGCCGTGCTGGTCGACCTGGCCACCCTGGAGACGTTGCCCCGCAACGAGATCATCGCGGGGATGGCCGAGATCGTGAAGGCCGGATTCATCGCCGACCCCGTGATCCTGGACCTCATCGAAGCCGACCCGGACGCCGCGGTGGACCCCCAGGGTGACGTGCTGCCCGAGCTGATCCGGCGCGCCATCGCCGTCAAGGCCGAAGTGGTTGCCGCCGACGAAAAAGAATCCGAGCTGCGCGAAATCCTCAACTATGGGCACACTTTGGCGCATGCTATCGAACGCCGCGAACGCTACCAGTGGCGGCACGGCGCCGCGGTGTCGGTGGGTCTGGTGTTCGCGGCCGAACTCGCTCGGCTCACCGGACGGCTCGACGACGACACGGCCGCGCGCCATCGCAGCATCCTGGCGGCGCTGGGCCTGCCCGTCAGCTACGACCCCGACGCGTTGCCCCAACTGCTGGAATACATGGCCGGGGACAAGAAGACCCGCGCCGGTGTGCTGCGGTTCGTCGTTCTCGACGGGCTGGCCAAGCCGGGCCGGCTGGTCGGGCCGGACCCGGGACTGCTGGTGACGGCGTACGCGGGAGTGTGTGCGCCATGA
- a CDS encoding shikimate kinase codes for MAPRAVLVGLPGSGKSTIGRRLAKAMGVRYVDTDALIEEQTGRTIADIFATDGEPEFRRIEEAVVRAALAEHDGVVSLGGGAVTSPGVCEALAGHTVIYLEIGAREGIRRTGGTSARPLLAGGNRAEKYRALMSQRTPLYRRVATLRVDTNRRNPGAVVRYITSRLPNTHQSKATT; via the coding sequence GTGGCACCCAGGGCGGTACTCGTCGGATTACCGGGGTCGGGCAAGTCGACCATCGGGCGACGGCTGGCCAAGGCGATGGGCGTGCGCTACGTCGACACCGACGCGCTGATCGAGGAGCAGACCGGCCGCACCATCGCAGACATCTTCGCCACCGACGGGGAGCCGGAATTCCGCCGCATCGAAGAAGCCGTGGTGCGCGCGGCGCTCGCCGAACACGACGGCGTGGTCTCGCTGGGCGGCGGCGCGGTCACCAGCCCCGGCGTCTGCGAGGCGTTGGCCGGTCACACCGTCATCTACCTGGAAATCGGTGCGCGCGAAGGCATCCGGCGTACCGGCGGCACCTCGGCGCGGCCGCTGCTGGCCGGCGGCAACCGGGCCGAGAAATACCGCGCCCTGATGTCGCAACGAACCCCGTTGTACCGGCGGGTGGCCACCCTGCGGGTCGACACCAATCGACGCAACCCGGGCGCGGTGGTGCGCTACATCACCTCTCGCCTGCCCAACACCCACCAGTCCAAGGCAACCACATGA